A region of Anolis sagrei isolate rAnoSag1 chromosome 2, rAnoSag1.mat, whole genome shotgun sequence DNA encodes the following proteins:
- the ECHS1 gene encoding enoyl-CoA hydratase, mitochondrial has product MASARLLLLRSGLVGLRPWAACPLSPPRSSLCSSSPATPPPPPLPRFEFVEVERAGESGSVAVVALNRPKALNALCDGLMRELAEALGALEAEASVGALVLTGRGRAFAAGADIKEMRGRRFPECYREDFLAGWDRLARLRKPVVAAVNGVALGGGCELALMCDVVYAGEEAQFGQPEILLGTLPGAGGTQRLVRAVGKSLAMEMVLSARRLSAQEAVQAGLASRVCPQAQLLEQAVALAERIARNSQVAAAMAKEAVNAAFEVGLAEGCRLEKRLFHASFATRDRQEGMDAFVEKRTPRFTHQ; this is encoded by the coding sequence ATGGCGTCCGCTCGCCTGCTGCTGCTGCGCTCGGGTCTGGTGGGCCTGCGGCCCTGGGCGGCCTGCCCTCTTTCCCCGCCGCGCTCCTCGCTGTGCTCGTCGTCCCCCGcgacgccgccgccgccgccgctgcctcGGTTCGAGTTCGTGGAGGTGGAGCGTGCCGGGGAGTCGGGGAGCGTGGCGGTGGTGGCGCTGAACCGGCCGAAGGCGCTGAACGCGCTGTGCGACGGGCTGATGCGGGAGCTGGCGGAGGCGCTGGGCGCGCTGGAGGCGGAGGCGTCGGTGGGCGCGCTGGTGCTGACGGGGCGCGGGCGGGCCTTCGCGGCGGGCGCCGACATCAAGGAGATGCGCGGGCGGCGCTTCCCGGAGTGCTACCGCGAGGACTTCCTGGCCGGCTGGGACCGTCTGGCGCGGCTGCGCAAGCCCGTGGTGGCGGCCGTGAACGGGGTGGCGCTGGGCGGCGGCTGCGAGCTGGCACTCATGTGCGACGTGGTCTACGCCGGCGAGGAGGCGCAGTTCGGGCAGCCCGAGATCCTGCTGGGCACGCTGCCCGGCGCCGGGGGCACGCAGCGCCTCGTCCGCGCCGTGGGCAAGTCCCTGGCCATGGAGATGGTGCTCTCCGCGCGGCGCCTCTCGGCCCAGGAGGCGGTGCAGGCCGGGCTGGCCAGCCGCGTCTGCCCGCAGGCCCAGCTCCTCGAGCAGGCCGTGGCCCTCGCCGAGCGCATCGCCCGCAACTCCCAGGTGGCCGCCGCCATGGCCAAGGAGGCCGTCAACGCCGCCTTCGAGGTGGGCCTGGCCGAGGGGTGCCGCCTCGAGAAGCGCCTCTTCCACGCCTCCTTCGCCACCCGCGACCGCCAGGAGGGCATGGACGCCTTCGTCGAGAAGAGGACGCCCCGCTTCACGCACCagtga